The following coding sequences lie in one Porphyromonas asaccharolytica DSM 20707 genomic window:
- a CDS encoding peptidylprolyl isomerase — MATLQKIRNRAGLLIIVVGVALLAFIIGDGLRSGSSLLQDNKMVALKIDGKKVKYDEYQQLLTQRTEPYERQRQGKLTDQDRVQISNQLAQELIADYVLEQEAKAIGLRVTPAEVSALIFGEGLPTSQWATQFFSQFGVDMGDPEQIRSIMSELDMDKIKSLPAEQQSMMISVRNQWLETEKQIRTQRLSEKVNALLTRSYAINSLDEKYTVGLGTRTVAVVRTPSTILPNDQVTVTDQQVQAYYDSHKQLYAFPFEQAKVNYYSTLVRPSEADYAAAKAEVDTARLQLLATTTPAKVVRNYDNGNAYETYFTDKELEQYLSTIPNAMTMLREGAIGSVNEPVVVNDSYTLIKLIDRKQAPEEVKVNLIPLDTTNALKADSLIAAIQSGSATLAQIVATYSMDEQVKANGGYLINQDSYTGMPDSTFTEAELFGMGLDTLTKTPINQFVKMERPGATLLVRRTAPTASVNHYKIAQLTVPINFSEETFRKEQAKINEIFTSDKSFDKMMEDAQAAGLSVVRGEYVNSSSAALASIPNSREIISWALRSKAGAVSDKLFRCGENDYLVVAQVEKKYPAGFQPFEQVADRVRDIVLMEQRGDQLASNLAGKQLKSLNSYATEMQSSVDTLYNISYVTAPSTPSALVGKAMTTAIGQLSAPFRAGTEVVVLQPISENVDASVTKPSPAATAQKRRSYGQQMAYRAMQELIMKTPVEDTRYRFW, encoded by the coding sequence ATGGCTACGCTACAGAAAATTAGAAATCGTGCCGGCCTGCTCATCATCGTAGTAGGTGTCGCACTCTTAGCATTTATCATCGGTGATGGTCTACGATCAGGTTCGTCACTGCTTCAGGACAACAAGATGGTTGCTCTCAAAATTGACGGCAAGAAAGTCAAGTACGACGAGTACCAGCAGCTTCTCACCCAGCGCACGGAGCCGTACGAGCGTCAGCGCCAAGGCAAGCTAACGGATCAAGATCGTGTACAGATCAGCAATCAGCTAGCACAGGAGCTCATAGCCGACTACGTCCTAGAGCAGGAGGCTAAAGCGATCGGTCTACGTGTCACCCCTGCAGAGGTCTCTGCACTCATCTTTGGCGAGGGGCTACCCACGTCACAGTGGGCGACACAGTTCTTCTCACAGTTTGGAGTAGACATGGGAGATCCTGAGCAGATCCGCAGCATCATGAGCGAGCTGGACATGGACAAGATCAAGAGCCTTCCAGCAGAGCAGCAAAGCATGATGATCTCTGTACGCAATCAGTGGTTGGAGACAGAGAAGCAGATCCGTACACAGCGACTCTCTGAGAAGGTCAACGCACTACTCACTCGTAGCTACGCCATCAACTCACTCGATGAGAAGTACACCGTAGGGCTAGGCACGCGTACCGTTGCTGTCGTACGCACACCTAGTACCATCCTGCCTAATGATCAGGTTACAGTAACAGACCAGCAAGTACAGGCTTACTACGATAGCCACAAGCAGCTTTATGCATTCCCCTTTGAGCAGGCTAAGGTCAACTACTACAGTACTCTAGTACGTCCTAGCGAAGCTGACTATGCAGCTGCCAAGGCGGAGGTAGACACCGCACGTCTTCAGCTACTAGCCACGACAACTCCCGCTAAGGTTGTTCGCAACTATGACAATGGCAACGCCTACGAGACCTACTTCACAGACAAGGAGCTAGAGCAATATCTCTCTACCATACCTAATGCCATGACTATGCTGCGCGAAGGTGCCATAGGTAGTGTCAACGAGCCTGTCGTTGTCAATGACAGCTACACACTTATCAAGCTCATCGATCGCAAGCAGGCTCCCGAGGAGGTAAAGGTCAATCTGATCCCGCTCGATACAACCAATGCGCTAAAGGCTGATAGTCTGATAGCGGCCATCCAGAGTGGATCTGCCACGCTTGCTCAGATCGTAGCCACCTACTCTATGGATGAGCAGGTTAAGGCAAATGGCGGTTATCTCATCAACCAGGATAGCTACACCGGTATGCCCGACAGCACCTTTACCGAGGCAGAGCTCTTCGGCATGGGGCTAGACACACTAACTAAGACGCCTATCAACCAGTTTGTCAAGATGGAGAGACCAGGAGCTACGCTACTCGTTCGTAGGACAGCCCCCACAGCGTCTGTCAATCACTACAAGATCGCACAGCTCACAGTACCCATCAACTTCTCCGAGGAGACCTTCCGGAAGGAGCAAGCTAAGATCAACGAGATCTTTACGAGTGACAAGAGCTTTGACAAAATGATGGAAGACGCTCAGGCAGCTGGTCTATCAGTCGTTCGTGGCGAGTATGTCAATAGTTCATCGGCAGCTCTCGCCTCGATCCCCAACTCTCGAGAGATCATCAGCTGGGCTCTACGCTCTAAGGCTGGTGCAGTATCAGACAAGCTCTTCCGCTGTGGTGAAAACGACTACCTAGTCGTAGCACAAGTAGAGAAAAAGTACCCCGCAGGCTTCCAGCCCTTCGAGCAGGTGGCAGATCGAGTACGTGACATCGTCTTGATGGAGCAGCGTGGCGACCAACTCGCATCTAACCTTGCAGGCAAGCAGCTGAAGAGCCTGAACAGCTATGCCACGGAGATGCAGTCCAGCGTAGACACGCTCTACAACATCAGCTACGTCACTGCGCCCAGTACACCCTCAGCACTTGTGGGCAAGGCTATGACGACGGCTATCGGTCAGCTCTCTGCTCCATTCCGTGCTGGCACGGAGGTAGTTGTCCTCCAGCCTATCTCGGAGAACGTAGATGCTTCTGTCACGAAGCCATCCCCTGCAGCTACAGCTCAGAAGCGTCGCTCCTATGGACAGCAGATGGCATACAGAGCTATGCAAGAGCTCATCATGAAGACTCCTGTCGAGGATACACGCTACCGTTTCTGGTAA
- a CDS encoding OmpA family protein: MKVKLFLISLLLGVTTLTLSAQETVAPQAGTKPVYKTTFERGTAADHWFLTLQGGVGAQFVGSNEEKPFGDRLQMSYSLSLGKYHTPSFATRLNLVGAQAHTYYKVGNEVRNYETSFVGAHYDFMFDIVNHFSRYNAKRVFHIIPFAGVGYNMKFNKAFEDLHHTAALDAGLQLQFRLGRRADLVVEAKAIYNNFNFNYTNDPKEKVWNPNAYNGLYGALTGGLNFRMGGVEWTEVVPMDYALINDLNSQISSLRAENAELSKRPVSCPECPELTAQTTTKEVMSDKTILFKFDSSRIDKNQMITLYNVSEYVKANNTPILVIGYTDTTGDANYNLGLSERRAKAVANALINDFGVSADMITTQWEGATDKLFDTKSWNRVVIIRSK, from the coding sequence ATGAAAGTAAAGCTCTTTCTGATCTCCCTCTTGTTGGGAGTAACGACTCTAACGCTGAGTGCTCAGGAGACTGTAGCACCTCAAGCTGGCACAAAGCCTGTCTACAAGACAACCTTTGAGCGTGGCACAGCAGCAGATCATTGGTTCCTTACACTACAAGGTGGTGTGGGAGCTCAGTTCGTAGGAAGTAATGAGGAGAAGCCCTTTGGGGATCGTCTTCAGATGTCTTACTCACTCTCTTTGGGTAAGTACCACACACCTTCCTTTGCTACACGTCTCAATCTAGTTGGAGCACAGGCTCACACCTACTATAAGGTAGGCAACGAAGTGAGGAACTACGAGACTAGCTTCGTAGGAGCTCACTACGACTTCATGTTTGACATCGTCAATCACTTCAGCCGTTACAACGCTAAGCGTGTCTTCCACATCATCCCATTTGCAGGTGTGGGTTATAACATGAAGTTTAACAAGGCATTTGAGGATCTTCATCACACTGCAGCTCTCGATGCTGGTCTACAGCTCCAGTTCCGTCTAGGTCGTCGTGCTGATCTAGTTGTAGAGGCTAAGGCTATCTATAACAACTTCAACTTTAACTACACCAATGATCCTAAGGAGAAGGTATGGAATCCTAATGCTTACAACGGTCTCTACGGAGCCCTCACCGGCGGTCTTAACTTCCGCATGGGTGGTGTCGAGTGGACAGAGGTGGTACCTATGGACTATGCTCTGATCAATGACCTAAACAGCCAGATCAGCTCACTCCGTGCAGAGAATGCAGAGCTCAGCAAGCGTCCTGTATCTTGCCCTGAGTGCCCAGAGCTAACTGCCCAGACTACTACGAAAGAGGTTATGTCTGACAAGACCATCCTCTTCAAGTTCGATAGCTCACGCATCGACAAGAACCAGATGATCACGCTCTACAACGTCAGCGAGTATGTCAAGGCAAACAATACGCCTATCCTAGTCATCGGCTATACCGACACAACTGGTGATGCTAACTACAACCTGGGTCTATCAGAGCGTCGTGCTAAGGCTGTCGCAAATGCCCTCATCAATGACTTCGGCGTATCTGCTGATATGATCACGACTCAGTGGGAGGGTGCTACGGACAAGCTATTTGACACCAAGTCTTGGAATCGCGTTGTCATCATACGCTCTAAGTAA
- the lptC gene encoding LPS export ABC transporter periplasmic protein LptC, producing the protein MIKHTCQSRQMLLLCFSLLAAAFLAVTSCQRKDPPPLSDVGLDPETAYSMYTRDVRALVADSGITQYRLITPEWYVYSKNDKVGREAHWYFPHGLYTEQFDERDSTTVFVEADSAFYWTDRKLWELHGEVNVRNRIGSRFYSHLLYWDQEEKRIYTPDSVWIDTPERSIKGCDFESDEQFTRYTFHGSSGQTLVKDDPAMSE; encoded by the coding sequence ATGATAAAACACACGTGCCAGAGCCGACAGATGCTCTTACTATGCTTCAGCTTACTAGCTGCGGCTTTTCTCGCTGTGACTAGTTGTCAACGCAAGGATCCACCACCACTCTCCGACGTAGGACTAGATCCTGAGACCGCTTACTCAATGTACACCCGTGATGTGCGAGCACTCGTTGCTGACTCAGGTATCACGCAGTACAGGCTAATCACGCCTGAGTGGTATGTGTACAGCAAAAACGACAAAGTGGGCAGAGAGGCTCACTGGTACTTTCCTCATGGGCTCTACACGGAGCAGTTTGACGAGCGAGACAGTACGACCGTCTTCGTAGAGGCTGACTCCGCTTTCTACTGGACTGATCGTAAGCTATGGGAGCTACATGGAGAGGTCAACGTACGCAATCGCATCGGTTCGCGCTTTTACTCCCACCTTCTCTATTGGGATCAAGAGGAGAAGCGCATCTACACCCCAGACAGTGTATGGATAGATACTCCAGAGCGGAGCATCAAAGGGTGCGACTTCGAGAGCGACGAGCAGTTCACCAGATACACTTTCCACGGGAGCAGTGGCCAGACGCTCGTAAAGGATGATCCCGCAATGAGCGAGTAG
- a CDS encoding hemolysin family protein: MADTIWLLIYIVLLLLLSGFFSGTEIAYLSADRLRLKLDSKRGGIIGRTLSMLYRRPDRFITTLLVGNNIVLVIYGMVMTRLFAPLLAPISSNVVFQITINSLVSTFIIVIFGEYLPKARNRMNPNQQMYRKALPSGFFHILLYPITLLSTGLSKLFMLLLPKDAMPATEEHPKLTTLDLDNYLNMSQSGEGSSDLDTEVKIIQNAIDFSTTQVRDCMIPRNEIVSCEIGTDAETLTSLFISTGLTKIIVYRENIDNVLGYIHSAEMFKGPDWQGRVRTAVFVPESMNGQKLMGILMQRKKSIAIVIDELGGTSGLITLEDLVEEIFGDIEDEHDQNKIVSKHNADGSYTFSGRLEIDDANEQWELALPTSDEYITIAGLIINHLERIPVPGEQILIGKLHFDIIKSTDTRIELVKMWKDL; this comes from the coding sequence ATGGCTGACACGATTTGGCTACTGATCTACATAGTCTTGCTCTTACTCCTCTCGGGATTCTTCTCGGGGACTGAGATTGCCTACCTCTCGGCAGATCGCCTGCGTCTCAAGCTCGACTCTAAGCGAGGGGGCATCATCGGGCGTACGCTCTCGATGCTCTATCGTCGTCCAGACCGCTTCATCACCACCCTACTCGTAGGCAACAACATCGTACTGGTCATCTACGGAATGGTCATGACGAGACTCTTTGCCCCGCTACTAGCTCCCATTAGTAGCAATGTGGTCTTTCAGATCACGATCAATTCGCTCGTTTCTACCTTTATCATCGTTATCTTCGGAGAGTATCTGCCCAAAGCACGTAATCGGATGAATCCCAACCAGCAGATGTATCGTAAAGCGCTGCCGTCGGGATTCTTTCACATACTCCTCTACCCGATCACGCTCCTCTCCACAGGGCTCTCGAAGCTCTTTATGCTGCTATTACCGAAAGACGCTATGCCAGCCACTGAGGAGCACCCCAAGCTTACGACTCTAGACCTAGACAACTACCTCAACATGAGTCAAAGTGGAGAAGGATCTAGCGATCTCGACACAGAGGTCAAGATCATTCAAAACGCCATCGACTTCTCCACCACACAGGTGAGAGACTGCATGATCCCGCGCAACGAGATCGTCTCTTGTGAGATCGGCACTGATGCTGAGACGCTCACCTCTCTCTTTATCTCTACTGGACTGACCAAGATCATCGTTTATAGAGAAAACATTGACAATGTACTAGGGTACATTCACTCGGCCGAGATGTTCAAAGGTCCTGACTGGCAGGGGCGTGTACGTACCGCTGTCTTTGTTCCTGAGAGTATGAATGGGCAGAAGCTCATGGGGATCCTCATGCAGCGCAAGAAGTCCATCGCAATCGTTATCGACGAGCTGGGAGGCACCTCGGGACTCATCACCCTCGAAGATCTCGTGGAGGAGATTTTCGGCGACATTGAGGACGAGCATGATCAAAACAAAATCGTCTCTAAGCACAACGCAGACGGCTCCTACACCTTCAGCGGACGACTAGAGATCGACGATGCCAACGAGCAGTGGGAGCTCGCACTCCCCACGAGCGACGAATATATCACCATCGCTGGGCTTATCATCAATCATCTTGAGCGCATCCCTGTGCCAGGGGAGCAGATACTTATTGGCAAGCTACACTTTGACATTATCAAGTCGACAGACACCCGTATAGAACTTGTGAAGATGTGGAAAGACCTCTGA
- a CDS encoding type III pantothenate kinase codes for MSPTYLLIDQGNSRLKIALATDEQLYPTRLYPEPPTSDQLLKLIHTHQLPAEPLFAIYSSVGEREASWLNAIKSICQLFVTLDAKTPLPLAEIQYDRQSLGVDRIASVVGVAQLTTAPALIIDIGTAITYDLLLPERRYMGGNISPGPELRLQALHDYTARLPRVPWSGIHTHLDLWQQELGEQTDQAIWLGVARSIVHEIDSYIETLRRHYPSLEIWITGGYASDFVKWLKYPTFVESNLVERGLRDILQYQVARSCDS; via the coding sequence ATGTCTCCCACATACCTTCTCATAGATCAGGGCAATAGTCGCCTTAAGATCGCATTAGCGACCGACGAGCAGCTCTACCCGACACGACTCTACCCCGAGCCGCCCACTAGCGACCAACTTTTGAAGTTGATACATACCCACCAGCTACCAGCAGAGCCCCTCTTCGCCATCTACAGCTCTGTGGGAGAGCGGGAAGCTTCTTGGCTTAACGCTATCAAAAGCATCTGCCAGCTCTTTGTCACGCTTGACGCAAAGACGCCGCTACCACTAGCTGAGATACAGTACGACAGGCAGAGCCTAGGCGTAGATCGCATAGCCAGTGTCGTCGGGGTAGCGCAGCTCACCACGGCTCCCGCTCTAATCATCGACATAGGGACTGCCATTACCTACGATCTGCTTCTACCCGAGAGACGCTACATGGGTGGCAACATTTCGCCTGGTCCTGAGCTACGACTACAAGCACTACACGACTACACGGCTCGGCTACCTCGTGTGCCATGGTCTGGCATTCATACACATCTAGACCTATGGCAGCAAGAGCTAGGAGAGCAGACGGATCAAGCGATATGGCTCGGTGTGGCACGAAGCATCGTACACGAGATTGACTCCTATATAGAGACCCTACGCCGGCACTACCCTAGTCTAGAGATATGGATTACGGGAGGATATGCTTCGGATTTTGTCAAGTGGCTAAAATATCCGACCTTTGTAGAGTCAAACTTAGTCGAACGAGGGCTACGTGACATACTACAATATCAAGTAGCGCGTTCTTGTGACAGTTAG
- a CDS encoding Do family serine endopeptidase — protein MNKYLKYLLLTLGIALVSGFVSWGVVRATLGNATSTDGSSYSALSQGNYPSSENDYGFLQSDYELTSSRTVGNAPDLSPAAELAVQAVVHIKVEGEQTIDYIDPFEFFFGGGRGFDRPQSRTVTSFGSGVIISTDGYIITNNHVVEGAKSISVSLNDSRTFEAKLIGSDPTVDIALLKVDAKDLPTIPFGDSDKIKLGEWVLAVGNPFNLTGTVTAGIISAKARSTAVEGPQGTAQIARYIQTDAAVNRGNSGGALVDAQGRLIGINTMIFSETGNYSGYSFAVPINTAAKVVSDLKKYGSVQRAVLGIVGGTVNEDIKKEKKLKVSQGVYVNEFSEVSAAYAAGIEEGDVIIAIDGNKITEMGELQERIGRCRPGDTIIVTVDRKGTKRDFKVTLKNDEGSTEIVKRDSSSLLGASLREISGDQLRKQGVSYGLEVVKVGKGKLQEAGVKEGFIILSINNKAVRSVSAARKLVDAAQKTRFGDKAILLKGFYPGGSMKYYAIDLS, from the coding sequence ATGAACAAATACCTCAAATACTTACTCCTGACGCTAGGCATAGCCCTCGTCAGTGGTTTCGTCTCGTGGGGGGTAGTACGTGCCACCCTCGGAAATGCAACATCTACAGACGGATCCTCCTACTCCGCCCTAAGTCAGGGCAACTACCCAAGCTCAGAAAACGACTACGGCTTCCTGCAGTCCGACTACGAGCTCACCTCCAGTCGTACTGTAGGCAATGCCCCCGATCTCTCTCCCGCTGCGGAGCTAGCAGTACAAGCAGTCGTACATATCAAGGTAGAGGGCGAGCAGACTATTGATTATATAGATCCCTTCGAGTTTTTCTTTGGCGGGGGGCGAGGCTTCGACCGTCCGCAGTCACGCACCGTCACCAGCTTCGGGTCTGGTGTCATCATCAGCACCGATGGGTACATTATTACGAACAATCACGTAGTCGAGGGTGCTAAGAGCATCTCCGTATCACTCAATGACAGCCGCACTTTTGAGGCTAAGCTCATCGGATCAGACCCCACCGTAGACATAGCACTGCTCAAGGTCGATGCTAAGGATCTGCCCACCATTCCCTTTGGCGATAGTGACAAGATCAAGCTCGGCGAGTGGGTACTTGCCGTAGGCAACCCATTCAACCTGACAGGTACCGTCACAGCGGGTATCATCAGTGCTAAGGCACGTAGCACCGCTGTCGAGGGTCCTCAGGGGACGGCCCAGATAGCCCGCTACATACAGACAGACGCTGCCGTAAACCGTGGTAATAGTGGTGGCGCGCTCGTAGATGCTCAGGGTCGACTCATAGGTATCAATACCATGATCTTCTCTGAGACAGGCAATTACTCTGGTTACTCCTTTGCTGTTCCTATCAATACGGCAGCTAAAGTAGTTAGCGACCTCAAGAAGTATGGCTCCGTACAGCGTGCTGTCCTAGGCATCGTCGGAGGAACGGTCAATGAGGATATCAAAAAGGAGAAAAAGCTCAAAGTCTCTCAGGGTGTCTACGTCAATGAGTTCTCTGAGGTCAGCGCAGCCTACGCTGCTGGTATCGAGGAGGGCGATGTCATCATCGCCATCGATGGCAACAAGATCACCGAGATGGGCGAGCTACAGGAGCGCATCGGTCGTTGCCGTCCTGGAGATACTATCATCGTCACCGTAGACCGCAAGGGCACTAAGCGAGACTTCAAGGTAACGCTCAAAAACGATGAGGGTAGCACAGAGATCGTCAAGAGAGACAGCAGTAGCCTCCTCGGAGCCTCCCTACGAGAGATCTCGGGCGATCAGCTACGCAAGCAAGGCGTCAGCTATGGTCTGGAGGTCGTCAAGGTTGGCAAGGGCAAACTCCAGGAGGCAGGAGTCAAGGAGGGCTTTATCATCCTCTCGATCAATAATAAGGCTGTACGCAGTGTCTCTGCAGCACGCAAGCTGGTTGATGCAGCTCAGAAGACCCGCTTCGGAGACAAAGCGATACTACTCAAGGGCTTCTACCCTGGTGGCTCTATGAAGTACTACGCTATCGATCTCAGCTAG
- a CDS encoding tetratricopeptide repeat protein, with translation MMKLKNLLTPILVLLATSLTLGAQTGVETGTPFGSGDDSIQCRQNISLFTSYVKGNNFKEAYPFWLEALEKCPASTKNIYLYGVQIMNWKIETAQDDAARQDAIEKLLKLYDMRIKYFGDDPKYGKDYITTAKINDYLRLYGDKASYDKIYEWAKPVVEEMGEETESQLVYFFVFASMNKAIGNPDWHEHYVDDYMTGNGILQNDVDALTQAGDTVKLQNIQALKGQLDELFATSGLADCDMLIKIYGDGLEKNKDNIKYLQAMLDMFRYAKCENSPLYATASRYLYNIKPTAAAAMGLASDCINKGQMSQAKQYLNDAVSLTSDKRLQATVYYTLGVIDMKAHSYASARQYCNKAMAANPSFGAPLILIAQMYAASAKSIFPNDPLRQRLVYGLAIDKLQRARSIDSSVAGEAGRLISQYSSYLPSQQEIFFEPNLNVGDSFYVGGWIGESTRIR, from the coding sequence ATGATGAAACTGAAGAATCTATTAACCCCTATACTAGTCCTCCTAGCGACCTCGCTAACGCTTGGGGCTCAGACTGGTGTGGAGACGGGTACTCCTTTTGGCTCTGGGGATGACAGCATTCAGTGCCGACAAAACATCAGCCTTTTCACCTCTTATGTCAAGGGAAATAACTTTAAGGAGGCCTACCCATTTTGGCTTGAGGCTCTAGAGAAGTGCCCTGCATCGACAAAGAACATCTACCTCTACGGAGTGCAGATTATGAACTGGAAGATCGAGACCGCCCAAGATGACGCTGCTCGTCAGGACGCTATCGAGAAGCTCCTCAAGCTATACGATATGCGTATCAAGTACTTTGGCGACGATCCTAAGTATGGTAAGGACTATATAACCACCGCTAAGATCAACGACTATCTGCGCCTCTATGGTGATAAGGCTAGCTACGACAAGATCTACGAATGGGCAAAGCCTGTCGTAGAGGAGATGGGCGAGGAGACTGAGAGCCAGCTAGTTTACTTCTTTGTTTTCGCCTCGATGAATAAGGCGATCGGTAACCCTGACTGGCACGAGCACTATGTCGATGACTACATGACAGGAAATGGTATCCTACAGAACGATGTCGATGCGCTCACTCAAGCTGGCGACACAGTCAAGCTACAAAACATACAAGCGCTTAAGGGGCAGCTCGATGAGCTATTCGCCACAAGCGGTCTAGCCGACTGTGATATGCTGATCAAGATCTATGGTGATGGCCTAGAGAAAAACAAGGACAACATCAAGTATCTCCAGGCAATGCTTGATATGTTTCGCTATGCTAAGTGCGAAAACAGCCCTCTCTACGCTACCGCAAGCCGCTACCTATACAACATCAAGCCGACAGCAGCTGCTGCTATGGGACTAGCTTCTGACTGCATCAATAAGGGGCAAATGAGCCAAGCTAAGCAGTACCTCAACGATGCTGTCTCGCTCACCTCGGACAAGCGTCTCCAAGCTACAGTGTACTACACGCTCGGTGTCATCGACATGAAGGCGCACAGCTACGCATCGGCACGTCAATACTGCAACAAAGCTATGGCCGCCAATCCTTCTTTTGGAGCCCCGCTTATCTTGATCGCACAAATGTACGCAGCCTCTGCTAAGAGCATCTTCCCCAATGATCCTCTCAGACAGCGTCTCGTGTACGGGCTTGCTATTGACAAACTACAGAGAGCTCGCAGCATAGACAGCAGCGTCGCCGGTGAGGCTGGTAGACTGATCAGCCAATACTCAAGCTATCTGCCCTCTCAGCAGGAAATCTTCTTCGAGCCTAACCTGAACGTGGGAGACTCCTTCTACGTAGGTGGGTGGATCGGAGAGTCTACACGCATTCGCTAA
- a CDS encoding OmpA family protein: MKAKVFMLSLVVALTAFVAQAQEAPEVDNRPAYKTEFEQDPAAHWFIELHGGAAMLPFGNKANGDAEFVDRISPVVSLSLGRWHSPYFATRLRGYAWNVYSFEKPANEVVRYQNVFGAASLEFMFDVVNYFAPYRENRVFHLVPFVGLGAHMKFYSADDKSGDRVGTENDLSGLFNGGLALKFRLGKRVDLNLEGQMMVSKNNFKGTLTAHNPADVTALVSAGLTFKLGRVAFQPITPMDYELVNDLNGQISSLRAQNAELSKRPVSCPECPDALAPATAVNVIENVVAFRIGSAKIDKNQMINVYNSAEAAKANGGKIYIVGYADEQTGTPEINMSLSERRAEAVKNALINNYGVNPDNIVIDFKGDTVQPFATNEWNRVAIISIK, from the coding sequence ATGAAAGCAAAAGTATTTATGCTATCACTCGTTGTCGCCCTAACAGCTTTCGTGGCTCAAGCTCAGGAGGCTCCTGAGGTCGACAACCGCCCCGCATATAAGACGGAGTTTGAGCAAGACCCTGCTGCTCATTGGTTTATTGAGCTACATGGAGGTGCTGCTATGCTACCTTTTGGCAACAAGGCTAATGGAGACGCTGAGTTTGTAGACCGCATCTCACCCGTTGTCAGTCTCTCTTTAGGACGCTGGCACTCACCATACTTTGCTACCCGCCTACGTGGCTATGCATGGAATGTATATAGCTTTGAGAAGCCAGCTAACGAGGTCGTTCGCTATCAGAACGTCTTCGGAGCAGCTTCACTAGAGTTTATGTTTGACGTAGTCAACTATTTCGCTCCATACAGAGAGAACCGTGTCTTCCACCTCGTTCCCTTCGTTGGTCTGGGTGCACACATGAAGTTCTACTCAGCTGATGATAAGAGCGGTGATAGAGTTGGTACAGAGAATGATCTTAGTGGTCTGTTCAATGGAGGTCTTGCGCTCAAGTTCCGTCTAGGCAAGCGCGTCGACCTCAACCTCGAGGGTCAGATGATGGTCTCTAAGAACAACTTCAAGGGTACTCTAACGGCTCATAATCCTGCAGACGTTACAGCTCTTGTATCAGCAGGTCTAACCTTTAAGCTCGGTCGTGTAGCCTTCCAGCCTATTACTCCTATGGACTACGAACTCGTTAATGACCTCAATGGTCAGATCAGCTCGCTACGTGCTCAGAATGCTGAGCTCAGTAAGCGTCCTGTATCTTGCCCTGAGTGCCCTGATGCTCTAGCTCCTGCAACGGCTGTAAACGTTATAGAGAACGTCGTAGCTTTCCGTATCGGCAGTGCTAAGATCGACAAGAACCAGATGATCAACGTATACAACTCTGCCGAGGCTGCAAAGGCAAACGGTGGTAAGATCTACATCGTCGGCTATGCTGATGAGCAGACTGGTACGCCAGAGATCAACATGTCACTCTCAGAGCGTCGTGCTGAGGCTGTTAAGAATGCCCTCATCAACAACTACGGAGTCAACCCTGACAATATCGTCATCGACTTCAAGGGTGACACTGTACAGCCATTTGCTACAAACGAGTGGAACCGCGTTGCTATCATCAGCATCAAGTAA